A section of the Methanosarcina mazei S-6 genome encodes:
- a CDS encoding APC family permease, which translates to MRKLEKTITLRRGLGLAICMLIGTGILALPGLALDAGSAHEAILGWFLIALIAVPLIQICARLGLKFPSTAGLAGYAEEAVGPWGGYAVSYLVGGSFFFGLPAVALIGSEYMKQLFSLTETGVALFAVLLVTLMFISNLAGMKAVSMINYAALAVLFLLTGLLIVFNLDFLGSGLELAGEVFRGSEKIDLNNVWKVSALLFWAFIGWENLSFSLGEIKEPEKNVPLLYWLSFALVTSIYIVLALISTGASASGVPLEGAAGLSGLVLFTPGGSHLIWLMVIVIAANACSWNFTASRLLYAGGRTGAFPDVFGKLSGKNIPVSSLVGLYVLSILLILGTYVFKIPVSAMMLLVNQNFVFLYAFIIIAYWKTESGWQKWVFSVLALLSLSFLVSGFTWKIIYPVFLIGLGYWRFLGRKNSEKTISSRKEHVIREETQEIPCLTRHQEQ; encoded by the coding sequence ATGAGAAAACTGGAAAAAACAATCACGCTCAGGAGGGGACTGGGACTTGCAATCTGCATGCTTATCGGGACAGGCATTCTGGCACTTCCCGGTCTTGCGCTCGATGCCGGCAGCGCTCATGAAGCGATTCTTGGCTGGTTCCTGATTGCCCTTATTGCAGTACCTCTTATACAGATCTGCGCCCGCCTGGGCCTGAAATTCCCTTCAACTGCAGGACTTGCAGGGTATGCCGAAGAAGCCGTGGGTCCCTGGGGAGGGTATGCAGTCTCGTATCTTGTAGGCGGTTCTTTCTTTTTCGGGCTTCCTGCTGTTGCTCTTATCGGCAGCGAATACATGAAGCAGCTATTCAGCCTGACAGAGACAGGAGTAGCCCTGTTTGCAGTCCTTCTTGTAACATTAATGTTTATCTCAAACCTGGCAGGAATGAAAGCAGTATCCATGATCAACTATGCGGCTCTGGCTGTTTTATTTCTGCTTACGGGACTTCTCATAGTTTTTAACCTTGATTTCCTGGGTTCGGGACTCGAGCTTGCAGGTGAAGTTTTCAGGGGCAGTGAAAAAATAGACCTTAACAATGTCTGGAAAGTCTCAGCACTTCTTTTCTGGGCATTCATTGGCTGGGAAAACCTTTCTTTTTCCCTCGGGGAGATTAAAGAACCCGAGAAAAACGTGCCTTTACTTTACTGGTTGAGTTTTGCACTTGTAACCTCGATTTATATTGTCCTGGCTCTCATAAGTACAGGAGCAAGCGCCTCAGGTGTCCCCCTGGAAGGGGCTGCGGGTCTTTCAGGACTTGTCCTTTTTACTCCCGGTGGAAGCCATCTCATATGGCTCATGGTGATAGTAATTGCAGCAAACGCCTGTTCGTGGAACTTTACTGCAAGCCGCCTTCTTTATGCCGGGGGCAGGACAGGTGCCTTCCCTGATGTTTTTGGCAAGCTTTCAGGGAAGAATATCCCCGTATCCAGCCTTGTGGGGCTGTATGTCCTGTCAATTTTACTCATCCTCGGAACTTACGTTTTCAAAATCCCTGTGTCAGCCATGATGCTGCTCGTAAACCAGAACTTCGTCTTCCTCTATGCCTTTATCATTATCGCCTACTGGAAAACAGAATCTGGCTGGCAGAAATGGGTTTTTTCGGTTCTCGCACTCCTGTCTCTTAGTTTTCTGGTCTCAGGTTTTACGTGGAAAATCATTTACCCTGTCTTTTTGATAGGGCTTGGATACTGGAGATTTCTCGGGAGAAAAAATTCCGAAAAAACCATTTCCTCCAGAAAGGAACACGTAATTCGGGAAGAAACCCAGGAAATACCCTGCCTTACCCGGCATCAGGAACAATAG
- a CDS encoding SET domain-containing protein, with product MSLISVKDAPGKGRGVFAQRDLKKGELIETCPVIVLPPEEVNTLELTRLYNYYFAWGADSTAAAIALGYGSLYNHSYTPNAKYQKDFNNGLLKYVCIKDIKKDEEITINYNCDPEDKTPVWFDVASQN from the coding sequence ATGTCATTGATAAGTGTTAAAGACGCACCAGGAAAAGGTAGAGGCGTATTTGCACAGAGAGATCTTAAAAAAGGTGAATTGATAGAAACCTGTCCGGTCATCGTTCTTCCCCCTGAAGAAGTAAATACTCTTGAGCTTACCCGGCTCTACAATTATTACTTCGCATGGGGAGCCGATTCAACAGCAGCAGCGATTGCTTTGGGCTACGGGTCCCTTTACAACCATTCCTACACCCCAAACGCAAAATACCAGAAAGACTTCAACAACGGCCTTTTAAAATACGTCTGTATAAAAGATATAAAGAAAGATGAGGAAATTACCATAAACTATAACTGTGACCCTGAAGACAAAACCCCGGTCTGGTTTGATGTTGCAAGCCAGAACTGA